A single region of the Pontibacter kalidii genome encodes:
- a CDS encoding FAD-binding oxidoreductase, translating into MKFNPITPEAVAAFAQIVGQEHVLLPAAAEAMLRYTHDETEDLRYEPEVVLKPANAGEISRIMQYCHENYIPVTPRGAGTGLSGGALAVHRGVILSTERLNQIISIDERNLQATVEPGVITQVFQEAVIERGLFYPPDPSSRGSCFLGGNLSESSGGPRAVKYGVTKDYVLNMEVVLPTGEVTWTGANVLKNATGYNLTQLMVGSEGTLGIITKIVFKLIPHPPQNLVMLVPFRKEEEACAAVSQIFMAGIVPSAMEFMERDAIEWTSRYLGLDVAMAEDEQAHLLIELDGNDMDLLFKDAERVYEVLEKFDVGEILVADTEKQKEDLWRLRRSVGHAVKSNSVYKEEDTVVPRAELPVLLRGVKEIGARYNFKSVCYGHAGDGNLHINIVKGDMSDEDWNDKLPEGIKEIFRLCVELGGTISGEHGIGLVQRKYINIALNEVQLRLMRGIKELFDPRGILNPGKIF; encoded by the coding sequence ATGAAATTTAATCCGATCACACCTGAAGCTGTAGCGGCGTTCGCTCAGATAGTCGGCCAGGAACACGTGCTCCTGCCTGCCGCTGCCGAAGCCATGCTGCGCTACACCCACGACGAGACCGAAGACCTGCGCTATGAGCCGGAGGTGGTGCTTAAACCTGCTAACGCTGGCGAGATAAGCCGTATTATGCAGTATTGCCACGAAAACTACATTCCAGTTACGCCGCGCGGTGCCGGAACGGGCCTGAGTGGCGGTGCACTTGCCGTGCACAGGGGCGTTATACTTTCCACGGAGCGCCTGAACCAGATCATCAGCATTGACGAGCGGAACCTGCAGGCCACGGTGGAGCCGGGCGTTATCACGCAGGTGTTTCAGGAGGCTGTGATTGAGCGCGGGCTGTTTTACCCGCCCGACCCTTCCAGCCGGGGCAGCTGCTTTCTGGGCGGCAACCTGAGCGAGAGCAGCGGCGGGCCGAGGGCCGTGAAGTATGGCGTAACCAAAGACTATGTGCTGAACATGGAGGTGGTGCTGCCTACCGGCGAGGTTACCTGGACCGGTGCCAACGTACTGAAGAATGCCACCGGCTATAACCTCACCCAACTGATGGTGGGCAGCGAAGGCACGCTCGGCATCATCACCAAAATCGTTTTCAAGCTTATCCCGCACCCGCCGCAGAACCTGGTGATGCTGGTGCCTTTCCGGAAAGAGGAGGAGGCCTGTGCAGCCGTGTCCCAGATCTTTATGGCAGGCATTGTACCCTCTGCGATGGAGTTTATGGAGCGTGATGCGATTGAGTGGACCAGCCGCTACCTCGGCCTGGACGTAGCCATGGCGGAGGACGAGCAAGCGCACCTGCTTATAGAATTGGACGGCAACGACATGGACCTGCTCTTTAAGGACGCGGAGCGTGTGTACGAGGTGCTGGAGAAATTTGATGTAGGCGAGATCCTGGTAGCTGACACAGAGAAGCAGAAGGAGGACCTCTGGCGCCTGCGCCGTAGTGTGGGCCACGCCGTTAAGAGCAATTCTGTTTATAAGGAGGAAGATACGGTAGTGCCGCGCGCCGAGCTTCCTGTGCTGTTGCGCGGCGTAAAAGAGATTGGCGCCAGGTATAACTTCAAGTCAGTTTGCTATGGCCACGCCGGCGACGGGAACCTGCACATCAACATTGTGAAGGGTGACATGAGCGATGAGGACTGGAACGACAAGCTTCCCGAAGGCATAAAAGAGATTTTCAGGCTGTGCGTGGAGTTGGGCGGTACCATATCCGGGGAGCACGGCATCGGGCTGGTGCAGCGGAAGTACATCAACATCGCCCTGAACGAGGTGCAGCTGCGGCTGATGCGCGGCATCAAGGAGCTGTTCGACCCACGCGGCATCCTTAACCCGGGCAAGATTTTCTAG